The genomic stretch GTTTTGGAGCTGGGACCGTTCTTCTTGGCATGCGACGACGATGCCGCTCGGACGGTGGGTGATGCGGATGGCCGATTCCGTCTTGTTGACGTGCTGTCCGCCCGCGCCTTGCGCGCGATACGTGTCGATTTGAAGGTCGACCGGATTTATCTCGATCTCAAACGCCTCGACTTCCGGCATCACGGCCACGGTGGCGGTGGATGTGTGGATGCGGCCACTCGCTTCGGTGGCGGGTACGCGCTGCACTCGGTGCACGCCGCTCTCGTGTTTGAACAAGCGGTATGAACCCGCGCCCTTCACGCCAAGAATGACTTCTTTGAATCCGCCGGCCTGAGTTTCCACCGTGCTCACAAGCTCATGCTTGAGTTTGCGGGCCTCGGCGAATCGCGCGTACATCCGCATGAGATCGCCGGCGAACAAGCTTGCTTCGTCGCCGCCTGTGCCCGCGCGGATCTCTACGAAGATGTCCTTGTCGTCGTTTGGATCTTTCGGCACGAGCAGCATCTTGATGTGCTCGGTGAGTTCGGCCGTACGTGCGCGAAGAGATTGCACCTCGGCGCGTGCCATCGCGACGATGTCGGGATCGGTGTCGCGCGCCATGCCTTCGGCGTCGGCGAGTTGTGCTAGTGCGGCCTTGTACTCGTCGTAGGCGCGCACCACCGGCTCGAGCGAAGCGCGTTCCTTCGCGAGCTTTGTGCTTTCCTCTTGATCGTAGTTTGCGCCCATAGCCGCCATTCGCGCTTCAATATCTTTGAAGCGATCTTCGACGGCGGCTAGACGGGCTTCGAGTGTTGATCTTTGATCCATGTGCGGAATTCCTCACGATCGAGTGGCGATCGCTATCCCGCTACAACTTTGGGGCGTTGGCGTCCGTCGCGTCGGCCTGCGTGGAATCGGATTTGTTCGCGACGGTTTCGGTTGTCGACGTGGCTTCGGTTGACGCCGTGGCATCGGTTGACGCGGCGGCTTGTGTCTGCTCTACCGCTTCGGCATCGGTCGCCTTAGGCGTTGCCGCGGCCTTCGGCGCCTTGTCGGCCTTCGGTGCGCCTTCAGCCTTTGGCGCCTTCGGCGCACGCGGCGCGCGGGGCGTCTTCGCCTTGACCGGCTTTTCTGCCGGCGGAGTTGCGGTGTCGGCGGGTGCCGCGATTGCGTCGGCCACTGCGACGGGCTCCGGCGCTGGGCTGGGTTGTGTTACAGCCGGCGTGGCTTCGAGCACGACCGGAACCTCCGGCGTTGCAAAGGCTTCTTGAGGTGCGGCGGTATCTGTCGAAGCTGCTGCGGCTTCCGGTGCAGCCTTCGCAACGTCCGGTGACGCTGCCGCCTCCGGTTGATGCTCAACAGGCGAAGGCTTGATCTCCGCTGTGGTCTGGGCCGGCGCGGCCTCGACCTTTGCGGGCTTGGCGGGGGCCGGTGGCGCGGCGGCCTTTGCTTCCGCTTTCTTCAACTTCTTGCTGGACACCGCGCCGTATTTCGTCATGAACTTCTCGACGCGGCCTTCGGTGTCGACAAATTTCTGTTTTCCGGTGAAGAACGGATGACACGCAGAACAGATTTCTACGTGCAGTTTCTCTCGCGTCGAACCGGTGGTGAATTTGTTTCCGCATGCGCATACGACGTGCGCCTCATGCCATGCTGGGTGGATCTTCTCTCTCACGTGACTTGCCTTTCGATGCGCTGCCCGGCGGTTGACTAAATGGGATTTTGGCAAGACGAGTTGTGGTTCGTCTTGTGTCCCGCATACCGCCACGTGCGCCGAGAAATAGTATAACACAGGGTGGCAAGGCCCGGCTGTCGCGCTGCGACTTGACACCCACCCTTTTTCGCGGGAAAACCCCGCCACAACGCAGTCCAAGGAGGATCGTACCATGGCTTGGCTTCCTATAGTAGCGACCGCTGCCGAGCTCATCGGCCAGCATGCCACCGACGCGGCGCAAACGGCCATGCTCGGTATGGATGAAACCCATCAGCTCATGCTTCAGGCGCGGGAAATGGCCCACCAGGAGGTCATGGACGATCGATCAGAGCGCTTCAACGAGGCGATTCAAGAACGGTCCGAGCGCATGCGAGAACGATCTCTCCTCGACGATCTGAACATGACCGATCGAAAAATCGACGACAAGCTGACGAAGGATTGGATCGGTCTCATCCGCGGACAATAGCGGGCACGTAATCGATATGGTAGCAAAGCGGCCGGTACACCCGGCCGTTTTCAATGCGCCGTCTCTTCTGCTTCTCGCACAGTCTTTTCGTGCGCCTGCGTCAAGACTTTGTTGGCTGCAAGGGCATTGACCGACGTGATGTTCGACGACTCGTCCTGTTGCGCGATTTCCGCATGCGCTTCTATCGCGATGTGTTTCAGGACTGCGACCGGCTGCGAATCGGCCGGCATGTCCGCGACGCGCTGACGCTGGTCGAGATCGGTCACCTTATCGACGGCGTCTTCGGCGATGAGCAAAACAGTATCGGAGACCGTGGTCTTGACTTCGCGAATATTGCGGCGCATGGTGCGCCCTAGGCGGTGCGCTTCTTGCGCGGTCTCATCTTTTTCATCCATGATTTCGGTACTTTCAGCGTTTTATGAGTATATCTAAGTTAACGGCCGACTCTGGTCGTGACGGTAGTATACTGATGGAATAGTCTTAGTTCGCCGTCGCCAGTCAAAAGTCCGTTGAATCGCGGCGAACTGGGGATGCGACTGTGTGCTTGCGGTCACTCTGCAAACTTAAATGGTGGGCGATACACGATTCGAACGTGTGACCTCGTCCTTATCAGGGACGCGCTCTAACCAACTGAGCTAATCGCCCGGAAGACCCCATTTATACGGCGCCCTACTCTGTGGTCCCTCCGGTCAACGCGTGATAGAGAACGCGCAAGCGCGTCAACTTTCGTCCTTCCGCAAGCGCGTTTAATCGAATTATTTGTGCATTGTGTCTCCTGAGCGCATGCTATCTAAAGCTAGCATTGGCATGGCTCGGACGGCACGCGGTAGAATGAATCCAGCCTGGGGGATTAGCTCAGTTGGTAGAGCGCGTGCTTTGCAAGCATGAGGTCAGCGGTTCGAACCCGCTATCCTCCACCAAGAAAACTTTTATCCCGCAAGTGTTTGCGGGATTTCGCTTTTCTCTATCCGCATCAGCACGGCCCTGGACAGGCGCATCCATGGATCGACCCGTGCGGCTAACACCGGCTTCCCAACGCGTTTCCATACGACGAAGGTTTCTTGACGATCGATTATAAGAACAGCGCAAAGCTTCATCAGTCGCGAAGTCTTCCCAATCGGAATTTCAATCCCATATTGTGCCACACGCTCAACCCACCGGCAAAAAGCGCTCGACGGAGGAGACGACATGCCGAGAAAGACCGACCGGACGAGAATAGTCGGCACTAAGGGTAGAGGACACGCCACTGCTCACGACGAGAGCCAGCGGGCTTCTGATCGCCCGAACCGCTAACGACCTAGTACGTGAAGATGTATTTCGGCACGGGAATCACCGGGCTGCCGACGGCGAGGCTGATCTGCTCGTGTTCCGTGAGCGGTATCGTGCGAGGATCGATGCTCGTCGTCCACGGTCCGCCGCTCGTCGGTGTAATGATTTTCACCCATACAGTCCCGGTGTAACCGGCCACATTTGTCGGGTCGAGCGGCTCGCCCCAGACGGCGAAGAAATCGCCCAGCGTAAATCCGAGATCGCGCGGTGCCTCGTAATGAATGATGCCGCTCCGATCGTGGGTGTGCATGTAGTAAAAGCACGAACCGCCGATCACCTGATTGCCACTGTGGTTATACGTCCACGGTTTGACGATGCCGACGGCCCACGGAACCATGATCTGGGTACCGGTCGGATCGAAGATGCTCAGGTGAATATGGATGTGAAACGCCGGCGGCATGTCTTTGTGGCACCCGAGGTGCGGCGCGATCTGTTGACCTTGGCCGCCGGAAGCCGTATCGCCGTCGGGAAAAGTGTTGACACCGATCGACATTCCCGGCACGAGCCGGACGCGGGTGCCGTCGACGACGTGCGGCGCCCCACTGCCGCTTGAACCGATGCTCGCCGGGGACGACCCGTTTGCGTGGATCGGCGCAGGCGCGGTGGATTGCGTGCTGCACGCGGTGAGCGCGACAGCAATCGTCGCAACGATCGATCGAACGACTCCGAGTTTACTAAACCGCATGATTGTCGATCCCTTCATTGGTGAATGCCCTTTCAATCGTGATCGCGATTTCATCGAGCAGATTTCGCGCGGTTTGGCGCGCGATATGCTTGCCGACAATCGCGTCGAAGGCATCGCCGATGACCGCGAGCGGCGGATCGTAGCTTCCGTCGAGCGTGATGAAGCTCGCACTTACCGTCTCTTCTGCTTCGACGCCGACCGTGCCGGTGAATTTGGGAAAGACGCCTCCGCCCTCAGGCTCCCACGAGACGGCCATAAGCTGTTTGATGGCATCTGGCTTTGCGATCGGTGAAAAGTGAACCGAGACGGCCTTAGATACCGCGACGCAGCGGTCAATGCCCAATCGTTCAAGCGGGACCTTGACGGTCAAGACGATCCTGCCCGAACCTTCAGATTCGATGTCTCGGACGAATCGCCCAAAGTAGCCGCGCGCTTCGGAGAGCGGTACTTCCACCGACCGTCGTTCGTAGACACAGCCCATTATTGCAGAGCCTCCATCGTGAACTTCTCCTGCCATAATACTTGCACGGGCGGAAGATGATGTGAAGGCCAAAGGGGGTACGACTTCACACGGACTTCGTCAATTCCACTAGGCTACAAAGTACATTATCGCCATGGTTGGCATCGTCGAACAACGTCATATAAATGTCCCGCTCCAACTGGCGGCGGGCTACCTCAGGCAATACATCCGCGAGGTCTTCACAAAGCACAACGGCCTGCTGACGCTTTCGGTGTCATCGCCGACGCGCCGCAACGGGTCGCATGTCCAGCTACAAGAAGACGTCATCGTCGACTTCGCAAAGATGGTCCACTTAAAACTGCTCACGGGTCAGACCGCAATCGTCTGGCGACCCGTTCATGGCGGCGGGCTGATTCCGTCGTTCACCGGACAGCTTACTCTTGAAGACGCCGATGACCGCGAATCGTGCCGGCTGTCGCTTGAAGGATCGTACACGCCGCCGCTGGGGCCCGTCGGTGCGGCATTCGACGTCTTAGTCGGTCACACCATCGCAAGGGCCACAGCACAACGTCTTTTGAAAAGCATCGCACAAGACTTGGAAATCATGCATCGCGACGCACGCATGAAGCGTTCGCCGACCCATCGCGAGAGGTGCGGCTCGTCCTGAACGTATCCGACCTCGATGAGGCCGCCGACAGCGAAATCTTTCGATTGCGCCATCGTCAGGTGTAGCAGTGCTTTTATCGATTTTCCGACACTCTAGAAGAGGGCCGACAATCGCGCGACCGTTTTTCAAGCATGAGGTCAGCGGTTCGAACCCGCTATCCTCCGCCAACGTGGATCGGCGACGCGGCGCGACGGCACGTACATTCCTTTAATTTTAAATAATGGAGTGCATCGCCAGCATCGAGGGCCGAGAGCCGCCTCGATTGGAATACCACGCGGAACGGCCGAGTATCGCTGCACAGACCGTTCGTAATTGCGTCGAGCGCTAGGGCCCTACTTCTGTTGAATCGGAGTTGATAGGACCCGGTGCGGTCACGCTTGTATCGCGGGCTTCGATGGCAGTCCGGAGTACGCCGTTCGAAGAACAATCGTGACAGACCGTCCAAGAATTCACTCTTACCACTTGATTCCTATCGTTGTCACATAAGTCGCATTTCATTGGGCCAAACCATATTCATTCGGCGCCTTGCCGAAAATAAACCTATTCGCTGCTCACTTTGGCTAGCTAGCCGGCCCGCTCCGTGAAGCGGCACGCCTCGAAACGCCAAATTGTTTGCAACCATTAGCCAGTGCAACTGAGCTGATCGATTTACCGCAGCGACGACTAGCCGCCGTTAAAGACCAAATAGTCCGTCCGCATTACACAGATCGCCGACCTGTTACCAGGTTGTAGATCACACCGATGACGACGATGACGATCAAGATATTGATGAGCGAGCCGCCGATGTGGCCTATGAGTCCGACTAACCATAGCACGAATAAGATCACGATGACGGTCCATAAGACGTTTGCCATGCTGTACCCCTCCCGCTCAAGAGCGGAGATCACGAATGAGAGTAAGTGCGAACTAGTGGTCGAATGAGAAATCTCGTCTGACAGGCGTCGCCGATCTGCGCATTCGCTCTGTTAAATCGTCGAGCGAGACGGATACGTGATAGTGGCGATGTCGCTTATCGAGGGCGGCACTCGACTTCACCGGCACCGCGGGAACTACTGCCGGATCAGAAGCTGGGAGAATTGAATTAAGCATCCTTAGTGGTTCGCCAGTCGCTAGTGGCCACCCGCGAATTGTAAATATTATTAGTCACGTTCGTGTTTCGAAGCTTTCAAAAGACTGGAGCCCTTTTCGCGTCGCCTTACTGTATCGATGCCCATGTATTCCGCTGGAACATTGCTCGTCACCGAAAGTCGCGTTGGCAGACCACTGAATGGGTATAAGGACTTCGTTGCGGCCGGTTTCCGTCCGCTCTCTCCTATGACCCGTCAAAGGCGAACGACTTTGAAAATTCAGAACTTACGCGATCTTTGGATCGGCGAATTGAAAGGTCTCTACCACGCCGAGACCCAGATCCTGAAGGCTCTCCCGAAAATGGCAAAGGCAGCGGAAGACAAAGAACTCCGCGGTGCTTTCAAGGAGCATCTGGAGCAGACGCGGGGGCACGTCAAACGGCTCGCTCAGATATTCAAGCTCATCGGAGTGCCGGCCAAGGGCAAGCAGTGCAAAGGTATGGAGGGCATTATCGCCGAGGGTAAGGCGATGCTTGAAATGGATCTGCCCGAACCCGTGGGAGACGCTGCCCTGATCGCGGCCGCACAGCGCGTCGAACACTACGAGATTGCGGCGTATGGCACCGTTCGCACATATGCCGAAGTCTTGGGCGAAGCAGACGCTGCCAAGTTGCTTGAAGCGACGCTTAAGGAAGAGAAAGCGACCGATGAGACTCTTACCGGTATTGCGGAACAGGTGAATGCGGACGCGGTGGAACGCAACGGTAAGGCCCAAATCGCGGCAACGCCAGGGCAGAATAGCAACGGCAAAGTTAAGAAGAAGCGTCAACCGGCCCGCGCCGCTCGTTGAACGCGGGCGAAGGAGCGATGCCGAGCATGCGGCCCGCTCCTTTTCTATGTGAGGCGCCTCAGAAGGTCGTAAAACTAGCGTTGCCAGTACAATCCCGCTGTGATGCGTTCCAATTTTCCGGCTGCCCGATCAGAACTAATCGAGGGCCAGGACGGAAATCTCTCGTTGGAACTGATTGCGCCACACCAAGCTGGGGGTCCAACGAGTCAGATGCCTCTGCGGACTGTCATTGAAGTCGGGTCAAGGAGCGTGAGCAAAGACCGCGTCTTCGAAGCAATCGTGATCGGCGGGGGCTCTGGCGGTCTTGCGGCTGCGACGGCTCTGAAACAGGGCGGAATGCGCCGAGTCGCAGTTGTCGAGCGTGAACGCGTGGGAGGGGAGTGCGCCTTTTGGGCATGCGTCCCCTCGAAAGTGTTGCTAAGGGCAGAGCAGCCCGTAACCGATGGGAAACGCGTCCCTGGTTCAAAACCACTTTCCGACGAGCGGCCAGATTTCGCTCAGGCGGCGGCATGGCGAACGACGATGGTCGATCAATACAGCGACGCAATTCATGCGTCCGAATTGGCGAAAGCACACGTCGACCTGCTGCGCGGTACGGCCCGAATCGAAAGCGCTGGCATCGTCTCAGTCGACGGCGAGCGATATCGCGCCAAGCATATTGTAATAGCGACGGGCTCCACCGATGCGATTCCCGACATCCAGGGACTAAACGACTGCCCATATTGGCTATCGCGCGACGCGACCGCAGCAGACGCCGTGCCCGAACGCCTTGTTGTCTTGGGCGGCGGGCCCGTTGGTGTCGAACTTGGGCAAATGTTTGCGCGGTTCGGCGCCGAGGTCGTACTGATTGAATCATCGTCTCATATTATTCATAACGAGAGCGCCGGTATTGCGGAGATCCTAACACAACTACTGAAAAATGATGGCGTTACGATCTCGACCGGAGCGAAGGCGGTGAGCGTTGCCTGTGATGAGAGCTCCGTGAGCGTGCACCTTGATAACGGTAAGACGATTTCGGCTTCGAAGCTTCTCGTGGCGACCGGCCGCAAAGCGCGAACGGTCGATTTGGGCTTGGAACTCGTCGGGATAACGGTTGACGATGGGGGCAATATTCCAATCGATGATTCGTGCCGAGCAGCGGCCGATGTGTACGCCGTTGGCGACGTCACCGGGAAAGCGATGTTCACGCATACGGCAAAATATCAGAGCCGAATAGCAGTAGCCGCGATACTAGGCCATCCTGAAAAA from Candidatus Eremiobacteraceae bacterium encodes the following:
- the prfA gene encoding peptide chain release factor 1, which encodes MDQRSTLEARLAAVEDRFKDIEARMAAMGANYDQEESTKLAKERASLEPVVRAYDEYKAALAQLADAEGMARDTDPDIVAMARAEVQSLRARTAELTEHIKMLLVPKDPNDDKDIFVEIRAGTGGDEASLFAGDLMRMYARFAEARKLKHELVSTVETQAGGFKEVILGVKGAGSYRLFKHESGVHRVQRVPATEASGRIHTSTATVAVMPEVEAFEIEINPVDLQIDTYRAQGAGGQHVNKTESAIRITHRPSGIVVACQEERSQLQNRERAMQLLRAHLYEAKLREQSEAAASARRAQVGTGDRSEKIRTYNFPQDRLTDHRIGLSTGNLKGILAGDLDIVVDALLADEERRRLADGDAVA
- a CDS encoding lmo0937 family membrane protein codes for the protein MANVLWTVIVILFVLWLVGLIGHIGGSLINILIVIVVIGVIYNLVTGRRSV
- a CDS encoding ferritin-like domain-containing protein, whose protein sequence is MLVTESRVGRPLNGYKDFVAAGFRPLSPMTRQRRTTLKIQNLRDLWIGELKGLYHAETQILKALPKMAKAAEDKELRGAFKEHLEQTRGHVKRLAQIFKLIGVPAKGKQCKGMEGIIAEGKAMLEMDLPEPVGDAALIAAAQRVEHYEIAAYGTVRTYAEVLGEADAAKLLEATLKEEKATDETLTGIAEQVNADAVERNGKAQIAATPGQNSNGKVKKKRQPARAAR
- a CDS encoding NAD(P)/FAD-dependent oxidoreductase — translated: MPLRTVIEVGSRSVSKDRVFEAIVIGGGSGGLAAATALKQGGMRRVAVVERERVGGECAFWACVPSKVLLRAEQPVTDGKRVPGSKPLSDERPDFAQAAAWRTTMVDQYSDAIHASELAKAHVDLLRGTARIESAGIVSVDGERYRAKHIVIATGSTDAIPDIQGLNDCPYWLSRDATAADAVPERLVVLGGGPVGVELGQMFARFGAEVVLIESSSHIIHNESAGIAEILTQLLKNDGVTISTGAKAVSVACDESSVSVHLDNGKTISASKLLVATGRKARTVDLGLELVGITVDDGGNIPIDDSCRAAADVYAVGDVTGKAMFTHTAKYQSRIAVAAILGHPEKSSYDAVPRCIFTDPEVASVGKTQEQAREAGIDAIYARVNFDEITRPALYFEDIAKGAVELIADKTTRRLIGGWIVGPMASEMTGFISLAIQSGAEFDTLLSIIQPYPTFSEAFFVAVDRLATQVKYG